From Shewanella psychrophila, a single genomic window includes:
- a CDS encoding ISAs1 family transposase: MSLLTLTKYFEIIEDHRQATKVTYPLFDVLFLTMVAVIGGCEGWEDIEDFGHCHLELLKKYGDFSAGIPVHDTIARIICKVDPEALQQAFISWMQATEQLSQGQVIAIDGKTLRGSYNRDDRQSAIHMVNAFSVANGVVMGQLKTDSKSNEITAIPELLALLDIQGALVTIDAMGTQANIAHTIIDKGADFLLAVKGNQNSLHQLVKETFADQLDYAENITQIEAQHGRKEFREYQTIEAPKELIDAKWPTIQTFGKVITYRIGLVS; this comes from the coding sequence ATGAGCCTTCTTACTCTTACTAAGTACTTTGAAATTATTGAAGATCATCGTCAAGCCACTAAAGTTACTTATCCCTTGTTCGATGTATTGTTTTTAACCATGGTAGCGGTTATTGGGGGCTGCGAGGGTTGGGAAGATATTGAAGATTTTGGCCATTGTCACTTAGAGTTACTCAAAAAGTACGGGGATTTTAGCGCAGGGATCCCAGTCCATGACACCATTGCTAGAATTATTTGCAAAGTCGACCCAGAAGCCCTGCAACAAGCGTTTATCTCATGGATGCAGGCAACCGAGCAACTGTCTCAAGGTCAAGTTATTGCCATTGATGGCAAGACTTTGCGTGGCTCTTATAATAGAGATGATCGTCAATCCGCCATTCATATGGTGAATGCTTTCTCTGTCGCCAATGGTGTCGTGATGGGACAACTTAAAACAGATTCGAAGTCCAATGAGATCACTGCTATTCCTGAATTATTAGCCCTATTAGATATTCAAGGAGCATTGGTAACCATCGATGCTATGGGGACTCAAGCCAATATTGCACATACCATCATAGACAAGGGAGCAGACTTCCTGTTAGCAGTCAAAGGCAATCAAAATTCTTTACATCAGCTAGTAAAAGAAACCTTCGCAGATCAGCTTGATTATGCTGAAAATATCACTCAAATTGAGGCGCAGCATGGCAGGAAAGAATTTAGGGAATACCAAACTATTGAGGCACCTAAGGAGCTGATTGACGCCAAATGGCCAACAATACAAACCTTTGGAAAAGTAATTACCTATCGAATAGGCCTTGTTTCCTAA
- a CDS encoding zinc metalloprotease, which yields MFRLLLFLAWLLVLTMSQSMAAGPNPDGNGWDNSNHNAAFKRCGTRTPTEVEVHRINKRLNTMKKPDGAGNGNGGGNGNGGGGEENNDTPPVPTMRTINVHFHVITDGENGSLSSADITDQMNVLNAAFSSGSNTNDTGISFVLAGTTSTNNASWFNGGYGSLAEKNMKKALRVGDVDTLNVYSNNPGGGLLGWATFPSDYVGNPDNDGVVILYSSLPNGSAAPYNEGDTLTHEVGHWFGLYHTFQGGCNGIGDDVIDTPAERSPAYGCPTNRNSCKRQSGSDPVTNFMDYTDDNCMDEFTPWQGERMDEMSTLYRTPE from the coding sequence ATGTTTAGGTTACTTTTATTTTTAGCATGGTTACTAGTCTTAACCATGTCCCAGTCGATGGCTGCTGGACCTAACCCTGATGGTAACGGTTGGGATAACTCCAATCATAATGCAGCTTTTAAACGTTGTGGCACAAGAACGCCTACGGAAGTAGAAGTTCATAGGATTAATAAACGCCTTAATACGATGAAAAAACCTGACGGTGCAGGTAATGGTAATGGCGGTGGAAACGGAAATGGAGGCGGAGGAGAAGAGAATAATGATACGCCACCCGTTCCGACAATGAGAACCATTAATGTGCACTTTCATGTGATAACTGATGGTGAAAATGGTTCGCTCTCCTCTGCAGATATTACAGATCAGATGAATGTTTTGAATGCGGCATTTTCTTCGGGTTCCAATACCAATGATACCGGAATAAGCTTTGTTTTAGCTGGGACTACTTCTACCAATAACGCTTCGTGGTTCAATGGGGGTTATGGCTCTCTTGCTGAGAAAAACATGAAAAAGGCATTGAGAGTCGGTGATGTCGATACTCTTAATGTTTATTCAAATAATCCTGGTGGGGGTCTGTTAGGCTGGGCGACCTTTCCCAGTGATTATGTCGGGAACCCTGACAATGATGGTGTGGTTATACTCTACTCTTCCTTACCGAATGGGAGTGCTGCTCCATACAATGAAGGCGATACATTAACCCATGAGGTAGGACACTGGTTCGGCCTTTACCATACCTTCCAAGGTGGCTGTAATGGTATTGGTGATGATGTTATAGATACTCCGGCAGAGCGTTCTCCAGCGTATGGTTGCCCAACGAATAGAAACTCCTGTAAAAGACAGTCAGGTAGCGATCCAGTCACTAATTTTATGGATTATACTGATGATAATTGTATGGATGAATTTACTCCATGGCAGGGTGAACGTATGGATGAAATGAGTACTTTATATCGCACACCTGAATGA
- a CDS encoding ISAs1 family transposase, giving the protein MINNAYRIYKGKEAFQTRYYISSAILSPDELAYAARGHWAVENQLHWVLDVTMNEDACQISKGDGAENLSRLRQATVNILKKEPSKLSLRRKRRRASMDSAYLDKVINA; this is encoded by the coding sequence TTGATCAACAACGCCTATCGAATATACAAAGGAAAAGAAGCGTTTCAGACTCGCTATTACATAAGTTCCGCCATTTTATCTCCTGACGAATTAGCCTATGCAGCTCGTGGGCATTGGGCTGTTGAAAATCAGCTTCATTGGGTGTTGGACGTGACTATGAATGAGGACGCCTGTCAGATATCCAAAGGCGATGGAGCTGAAAACCTCTCAAGGTTACGGCAAGCTACTGTTAATATTCTCAAAAAAGAACCGAGCAAATTAAGTCTTCGCCGAAAGAGACGCAGAGCATCAATGGATTCTGCATATTTAGATAAGGTCATAAATGCTTAA
- a CDS encoding IS5 family transposase: MGKAKRKMTNWSQYNKALINRGSLTFWIDEHAISSWCCSEHHGRRGRGYIYSDVAIETALVVKGVFNLSLRALEGFTTSVFQLMDVPLTSPSYSCISKRAKTVNIKYRSPSRGSVAHVVIDSTGLKVYGEGEWKTRKHGKEKRRTWRKLHLAVDANTHEVVAAEVTLVNVADNEVLPTLIKPLRRQIKQVSADGAYDTKACHKLLQRKGCKPTIPPRSSAGFWEDGHPRNEAVRALKNNELAQWKKENDYHLRSLSETAMYRYKQLISPKLSLRDYNAQVGEALAGVKAMNKVIRLGMPVRKQPA; this comes from the coding sequence ATGGGTAAAGCTAAGCGTAAAATGACCAATTGGTCTCAGTACAATAAGGCATTGATTAATCGAGGGTCCTTGACCTTTTGGATTGATGAGCACGCCATTAGCTCTTGGTGTTGCTCTGAACATCACGGCCGCCGTGGCCGTGGGTATATTTACTCTGATGTTGCTATTGAAACTGCATTGGTTGTTAAAGGTGTATTCAACTTATCACTGAGAGCACTAGAAGGTTTCACTACCTCGGTTTTCCAGCTTATGGATGTGCCACTAACCTCACCAAGCTATAGCTGCATTAGCAAACGTGCCAAGACCGTAAATATCAAATATCGCTCACCGAGTCGTGGCTCTGTGGCACATGTAGTGATTGATTCAACGGGCCTCAAAGTTTACGGCGAGGGAGAATGGAAGACTCGAAAGCATGGTAAAGAAAAGCGTCGTACCTGGCGTAAGTTACACCTCGCAGTAGATGCGAATACGCATGAAGTCGTAGCAGCAGAAGTCACTCTGGTTAACGTTGCTGATAATGAAGTGTTACCCACATTAATCAAGCCGTTAAGAAGACAAATTAAACAAGTTTCTGCTGATGGAGCATACGACACCAAAGCGTGTCACAAACTACTTCAGCGTAAAGGTTGCAAACCAACTATCCCACCAAGAAGCAGTGCTGGGTTTTGGGAGGATGGGCATCCTCGAAACGAGGCAGTGAGAGCCCTCAAAAATAATGAGTTAGCGCAATGGAAGAAGGAAAATGACTATCACTTACGGTCGCTATCTGAAACAGCAATGTACCGATATAAGCAACTAATTAGTCCGAAACTTAGCCTACGAGATTATAATGCTCAAGTAGGTGAAGCGCTGGCAGGTGTAAAGGCAATGAACAAAGTCATAAGACTAGGAATGCCAGTTAGGAAACAGCCTGCCTAG
- a CDS encoding Fis family transcriptional regulator, with product MRKSDKKIENNLRQSLTQVCELALEQVVGFEWITHLVNYDKFPQSLRIVCVFNTNAELSVAIANKQDDFLIGLIQQELAKVPIKISDLNSRVSFDTEEKCSKQDEGNWSRRLQVH from the coding sequence ATGAGAAAGTCTGATAAGAAGATCGAAAATAACTTAAGGCAATCACTGACACAAGTTTGTGAACTGGCATTGGAGCAAGTAGTGGGCTTCGAGTGGATCACTCACTTAGTTAATTATGACAAGTTTCCTCAGTCATTAAGAATAGTTTGTGTATTTAATACCAATGCTGAGCTATCTGTTGCTATTGCCAATAAGCAGGATGATTTTCTCATAGGGCTTATTCAACAGGAACTCGCTAAGGTGCCGATTAAGATCAGTGATTTAAATAGCAGGGTTAGTTTTGATACCGAGGAGAAATGCAGCAAACAAGACGAAGGGAATTGGAGCCGACGTTTGCAAGTTCACTGA
- a CDS encoding ParA family protein produces the protein MTRICMIGCRKGGVTKTTTTVNLAFELSKQNKKVLVIDFDGQGDTTKFYGRDDAEFYIGDALLDRKFDLKKAIYPALVKGIEQEKLHIIPGKRGDIMTKLDMDMISLPRREERLKIHLEKISTEYDFIIIDTTPGTSVLGLNAVMAATEYVFPTEFKEHSLDGVETLLEHIQDVRFIDEEEIKFLVVPSKISRTARRALSYGKEYLAGRWPDNTSKTVIWERSLFTEAEFEHEPVSALKAGHVASSYYKDLAKELINNG, from the coding sequence ATGACTCGTATCTGTATGATTGGATGTAGAAAAGGTGGCGTAACAAAAACCACTACCACGGTAAACCTTGCCTTTGAGCTAAGCAAACAAAACAAGAAAGTGCTTGTTATAGACTTTGATGGACAAGGAGATACCACAAAATTTTACGGTCGAGATGATGCTGAATTTTACATTGGTGATGCATTACTAGATCGGAAGTTCGATTTAAAAAAAGCAATATACCCTGCTCTAGTTAAAGGGATTGAACAAGAAAAACTACATATCATTCCAGGCAAGCGAGGGGATATTATGACTAAATTAGACATGGATATGATCTCACTTCCAAGAAGAGAAGAGCGGTTAAAAATTCATTTGGAAAAAATATCCACTGAATATGACTTCATTATTATCGACACTACACCTGGAACCTCAGTTCTTGGCTTGAACGCTGTAATGGCAGCAACAGAATATGTATTTCCAACAGAATTCAAAGAACATTCTCTTGATGGCGTTGAAACCTTACTTGAGCATATACAAGATGTACGATTTATCGATGAAGAAGAAATCAAATTTTTAGTTGTCCCTTCTAAAATTTCAAGAACAGCTAGAAGAGCCTTATCTTACGGTAAAGAGTACCTAGCAGGACGATGGCCGGACAATACTTCAAAGACAGTTATATGGGAGCGGAGTTTATTCACCGAAGCTGAATTTGAACACGAACCAGTATCAGCACTAAAGGCTGGCCACGTAGCCTCAAGCTACTATAAAGACTTAGCAAAAGAGTTAATAAATAATGGATAA
- the tnpC gene encoding IS66 family transposase, with protein sequence MKTTIQTASLSQEIEQLNAQNSELSEKVLTLQQQLDWFKRQLFGRKSEKLLEDNPNQEVLFDRLESGEQEPEDKQQISYTRSAKKRTGNEVNDTGLRFDDTVPTKVIELKAPELEGDDAEQYEVIGYKETHRLAQQPGSYTILIYKRSVVRHKTEHCLSVQPAPDNVLDGCFADVSVIAGIMVDKGVYHLPLYRQHQRMLDSGVQVSRATLINWVKRGIELLTPIYRAQLQHILTSSTLAMDEVPMKAGRKAKGRMKQTYFWPIYGEDDEVAFTWSSSRGAKHAKEQLTGFTGVLLSDGYQAYTNVIKALNRDNEANIIHATCWAHTRRYFDKSLLMEPELAKEALKQIAELYKIEKHIRDNLTYSDEILAYRQKWSEPIVDSFFKWLYDQRQRPEILPSNPLSKALSYALDRKTELKVFLSYPAVPIDTNHLERALRVIPMGRKNYLFCWTELGAEQLGMLQSLLVTCRLQGINPYTYLVDVLQRVSQQPASKVEELTPRVWKTKFADNPLTSDLMQTS encoded by the coding sequence ATGAAAACAACTATCCAGACAGCTTCGTTATCACAAGAAATTGAGCAGCTAAACGCTCAAAATTCTGAGCTGTCTGAAAAAGTGCTCACGCTGCAACAGCAACTCGACTGGTTTAAGCGCCAGTTATTTGGCCGCAAGTCTGAAAAGCTGTTAGAGGATAATCCCAATCAAGAAGTCTTATTTGACCGCCTTGAGTCTGGGGAGCAAGAGCCTGAAGACAAGCAACAGATATCCTATACCCGCTCAGCAAAAAAACGCACCGGCAATGAAGTGAATGACACCGGCTTGCGCTTTGATGACACGGTACCTACTAAGGTTATTGAACTTAAGGCGCCAGAGCTAGAAGGTGACGATGCTGAGCAGTATGAGGTTATCGGTTATAAAGAGACTCATCGCTTGGCTCAACAGCCGGGCAGCTACACCATTCTTATCTACAAGCGTTCCGTCGTCCGTCACAAAACTGAGCATTGCCTTAGCGTACAACCTGCACCCGATAACGTGCTCGACGGGTGTTTTGCTGATGTCTCTGTTATCGCCGGCATCATGGTCGACAAGGGAGTCTATCATTTACCCTTGTATCGCCAGCACCAAAGAATGCTTGATAGCGGCGTTCAGGTCAGCCGGGCTACTCTCATTAACTGGGTAAAACGGGGCATCGAACTGTTAACGCCTATCTACCGAGCTCAGCTACAGCATATCCTCACCAGCTCTACACTGGCCATGGATGAAGTACCGATGAAAGCAGGGCGTAAAGCGAAAGGTAGGATGAAACAGACTTACTTTTGGCCCATCTACGGTGAAGATGATGAAGTCGCCTTCACCTGGTCATCAAGCCGTGGAGCTAAGCACGCCAAGGAACAGTTAACAGGTTTTACCGGTGTACTGCTCAGTGATGGTTACCAGGCTTATACCAATGTGATAAAAGCACTTAATCGTGATAACGAAGCGAACATCATCCATGCCACCTGTTGGGCTCATACTAGGCGCTACTTCGATAAATCTTTACTCATGGAGCCGGAATTGGCTAAAGAGGCCTTAAAGCAAATCGCCGAGCTCTACAAAATCGAAAAACACATCCGCGATAACCTGACCTACAGCGATGAAATCCTCGCTTATCGGCAAAAGTGGAGTGAGCCCATCGTCGATAGCTTCTTCAAATGGCTCTATGACCAACGGCAACGCCCAGAGATTTTACCGAGCAACCCGTTAAGCAAGGCCCTTAGTTATGCACTTGATAGAAAAACAGAACTTAAGGTCTTCTTGAGTTACCCAGCTGTGCCTATCGATACCAATCACTTGGAGCGAGCTTTACGAGTCATACCCATGGGAAGGAAAAATTATCTATTTTGCTGGACCGAACTGGGGGCGGAGCAGTTGGGGATGCTGCAAAGTTTACTGGTTACCTGCCGTCTGCAAGGGATTAATCCTTACACTTACCTCGTCGATGTCCTGCAACGCGTCAGCCAGCAGCCAGCTTCGAAAGTTGAAGAACTCACGCCGCGAGTGTGGAAGACGAAATTTGCCGACAACCCACTCACATCAGATTTGATGCAGACTTCTTAA
- the tnpA gene encoding IS66 family insertion sequence element accessory protein TnpA, with protein sequence MAKPHLTDAQKSTLLDKWCTTPLSMQDFCHQENISTSSFNRWRQQLTVPPEIQATEADWIALEPAKQDKLPVLPDPKPNWNIELVLPGDVILRLRY encoded by the coding sequence ATGGCTAAACCTCATCTCACCGACGCTCAAAAATCTACCCTCCTGGACAAGTGGTGCACAACGCCTTTATCTATGCAGGACTTCTGTCATCAGGAGAACATTTCAACTTCTTCTTTCAATCGTTGGCGCCAGCAGTTAACGGTTCCTCCAGAAATCCAGGCTACCGAAGCCGACTGGATAGCGCTTGAGCCCGCTAAGCAAGATAAGCTTCCCGTGTTACCTGACCCAAAACCAAACTGGAACATTGAGCTTGTGCTCCCTGGTGATGTCATTTTACGACTACGATACTGA
- a CDS encoding symmetrical bis(5'-nucleosyl)-tetraphosphatase yields the protein MANYFVGDIQGCFEELELLLTKVDFNPSRDVLWAVGDLIARGQGSLPTLRYFKQLDGSAKVVLGNHDLHLMAVAAKIKRVNPKDKLDALLDANDLGSLIGWLRLQPLIQELPEQNIIMSHAGVPPQWDIQTLRAQSQLVSNALVSQDYIPSLISKMYTNKVDVWEPDASELQRNIYCINALTRMRFQHLDGRLDFDCKLSPSDCSDPDLIPWFNCNGLINKTHTLVFGHWATVMGEVENPNIHALDTGCCWGEHMTLWHMESDQKITQKKLKKS from the coding sequence ATGGCTAACTACTTTGTTGGAGATATTCAGGGTTGTTTTGAAGAGCTAGAACTACTGCTTACCAAAGTTGACTTCAACCCTTCCAGAGACGTGCTGTGGGCCGTAGGCGATCTCATTGCCAGAGGACAGGGGTCGCTTCCTACCCTAAGGTACTTTAAGCAGCTTGATGGTTCCGCTAAAGTAGTATTAGGTAACCATGATCTCCATTTGATGGCGGTAGCGGCAAAGATTAAGCGTGTAAACCCTAAAGACAAGCTTGATGCATTACTGGATGCGAACGATTTAGGATCTTTAATTGGCTGGCTTAGATTACAACCACTCATACAGGAACTTCCCGAGCAGAATATTATTATGAGCCATGCGGGCGTCCCACCCCAATGGGATATTCAAACCTTAAGAGCCCAGTCTCAACTCGTCAGCAATGCCTTAGTATCCCAAGACTATATTCCATCGCTAATTTCAAAAATGTACACCAATAAAGTCGATGTATGGGAGCCTGATGCCTCAGAACTACAAAGAAATATATATTGCATCAATGCCCTCACTCGCATGCGTTTTCAGCACCTTGACGGCCGTTTGGACTTCGATTGCAAGCTATCTCCGAGTGACTGCTCCGATCCAGACCTAATACCTTGGTTTAACTGTAATGGCTTAATCAATAAGACACACACCTTAGTCTTCGGCCATTGGGCCACCGTGATGGGTGAAGTGGAAAATCCAAATATTCATGCTCTGGATACAGGCTGTTGCTGGGGGGAACATATGACGTTATGGCATATGGAGTCAGATCAAAAAATTACCCAAAAAAAGTTAAAAAAGAGTTAA
- a CDS encoding methyl-accepting chemotaxis protein codes for MKMNVATRVIGGFSIVTLLLVGLGAASLLTNSKLKTSTQVLQEVSIPALESSGNLLHSIAQQEKQILVAYHTNQSKDLPKISNQFSNLDQEFSSELAQLSIIVGKQDQADFSSTISNLRQSYQNFISNGEKMIKTRENSLVTQEKLVIKLEDLELAADDTASLLLDLIDLEMSEDPTEQEIAATAGNIDNSFSGIVSTSYDLINSETKQEHQTISKELDYIVSEARSKLEYVTRHWEGVIDADLLNNINEEASKVFSMLEGNGSIQTMKGRQLSFHASAFQMLAQVDKDVQGVNESMTGLTDKVESVSSSVSQSAIDDIDSASLNTLILIIIAIVVAIVISIAVITPLKRSLDKVNNALKILASGDLTHKLDDSGHDEFAELSRNCNRLVDSLRDLIQGILDRSNQLAAAAEETSAITAQTTAGIQEQKSQVDQVATATTQLSSSAEQVTSSADDALIQIKQADDEALHMRTIADENKQTILALADEVAKAGTVINKLHSDSASIGSILDVIRGIAEQTNLLALNAAIEAARAGEQGRGFAVVADEVRSLASRTQDSTQEIQQMIQVLQEGAQEAVAVMELGRAQASSCVEKTEQANLALESISEAVHKAHDSGTHIANAAQEQNLVSQQVSEKLEHIAAISEETSTGAEQTAQSSHQVAQLAEELQASVREFRV; via the coding sequence ATGAAAATGAATGTCGCCACCAGAGTCATTGGCGGGTTTAGTATCGTGACCTTATTGTTAGTTGGATTAGGCGCAGCCTCTCTCTTGACGAATAGTAAGTTAAAAACCAGCACTCAGGTATTACAAGAAGTCAGTATTCCAGCACTGGAATCTAGCGGTAACCTCTTACATAGCATAGCTCAACAAGAGAAACAGATACTGGTTGCATACCATACTAATCAGTCTAAAGATCTTCCCAAAATATCAAATCAATTCTCAAATTTAGATCAAGAATTTAGTTCCGAACTCGCTCAACTCTCCATAATTGTCGGCAAACAAGATCAAGCTGATTTTTCGAGTACGATTTCAAATTTACGCCAGAGTTACCAAAACTTCATCTCTAATGGCGAAAAAATGATTAAGACCCGTGAAAACTCACTCGTTACTCAGGAAAAGCTGGTCATTAAGTTAGAAGACCTGGAACTTGCAGCAGATGACACGGCTTCTTTACTACTCGATCTTATCGATCTTGAGATGAGTGAAGATCCTACTGAACAAGAAATTGCAGCCACGGCTGGCAATATTGATAACAGTTTTAGCGGCATAGTCAGCACTAGCTACGACCTGATTAATAGTGAAACTAAACAAGAGCACCAAACCATATCCAAAGAACTGGATTACATCGTCAGTGAGGCCAGAAGCAAACTCGAATATGTCACCCGTCACTGGGAGGGTGTTATCGACGCAGATCTATTAAACAACATCAATGAAGAAGCCAGTAAAGTATTTAGCATGCTCGAAGGCAATGGCTCTATTCAAACCATGAAGGGGCGTCAGCTTAGTTTTCATGCATCCGCATTTCAGATGTTGGCTCAAGTCGATAAAGATGTGCAAGGCGTCAATGAGAGCATGACGGGCTTGACCGATAAAGTAGAATCAGTCTCCAGTAGCGTGAGTCAAAGTGCTATCGATGATATCGATAGTGCGAGTTTAAACACCCTTATACTGATCATCATAGCCATCGTCGTTGCCATCGTTATCAGTATCGCAGTGATCACGCCTTTAAAGCGCTCACTGGATAAAGTAAACAACGCACTCAAGATTTTAGCTTCCGGCGATCTGACTCACAAGTTAGATGATTCGGGCCATGATGAGTTTGCCGAACTATCTCGTAACTGTAATCGTCTGGTGGATAGCTTAAGAGACTTGATTCAGGGCATTCTGGATCGCTCGAATCAACTGGCAGCTGCCGCAGAAGAAACCTCAGCAATAACCGCCCAAACCACAGCTGGTATTCAGGAGCAGAAGAGCCAAGTTGATCAAGTTGCCACCGCAACGACTCAGCTAAGCTCAAGTGCCGAGCAGGTCACTAGTAGCGCCGATGATGCCCTAATTCAAATCAAGCAGGCCGATGACGAAGCGCTACATATGCGTACTATTGCCGATGAGAATAAACAGACAATCTTAGCTTTGGCCGATGAAGTCGCAAAAGCGGGCACAGTTATCAATAAATTACATTCCGATAGTGCTTCTATTGGCTCTATTCTCGATGTGATCCGTGGCATAGCCGAACAAACCAATTTATTAGCCCTCAATGCGGCCATCGAGGCAGCACGGGCAGGTGAGCAAGGTCGAGGCTTTGCAGTTGTTGCCGATGAAGTTCGCAGTCTTGCTTCGAGAACACAGGATTCGACCCAAGAGATTCAGCAGATGATTCAAGTCCTGCAAGAAGGCGCCCAAGAGGCTGTTGCCGTCATGGAGCTAGGACGTGCGCAAGCGAGTTCCTGTGTAGAGAAAACTGAGCAGGCTAACCTAGCTTTAGAAAGTATCAGCGAAGCCGTTCACAAGGCTCATGACTCGGGTACTCATATTGCTAATGCAGCTCAAGAACAGAACTTAGTGAGCCAACAAGTTTCGGAGAAACTTGAGCATATCGCCGCCATCTCAGAAGAGACATCGACGGGTGCAGAACAGACAGCTCAATCCAGTCATCAAGTCGCACAACTTGCCGAAGAATTACAAGCATCGGTAAGAGAATTTAGAGTCTAG
- the tnpB gene encoding IS66 family insertion sequence element accessory protein TnpB (TnpB, as the term is used for proteins encoded by IS66 family insertion elements, is considered an accessory protein, since TnpC, encoded by a neighboring gene, is a DDE family transposase.) has product MLLPSPDLRIWLYAKPVDMRKQFDGLIVLAKHQLHASPMSGELFVFINRKQTMMKVLYFSRGGYCLWSKRLELGRFHHVEGNGDKINLTWTQLQCLIEGINWQKQVKNKRFSSL; this is encoded by the coding sequence ATGTTATTGCCCAGTCCGGATTTACGCATATGGTTGTATGCCAAACCCGTGGACATGCGCAAGCAGTTTGATGGCTTAATCGTATTAGCTAAGCACCAACTCCACGCTTCTCCCATGAGTGGTGAGCTGTTTGTGTTCATTAATCGCAAGCAGACCATGATGAAGGTGCTGTATTTCAGTCGCGGAGGATACTGTTTGTGGAGTAAGCGGCTTGAGTTAGGCCGCTTTCATCACGTTGAGGGTAACGGGGATAAAATCAATCTCACCTGGACTCAACTACAGTGCCTCATCGAAGGCATTAATTGGCAAAAACAAGTGAAAAACAAACGGTTTAGTTCGTTATAA